GTGGAGAGGGTGTTAAAGTCAAATTTTGGATCCAACCGGATTTGTTAAAAAGTCAAAGATATCTGACATACACATATAGTTATTTCATCATGTACAGTTACTGCACGTATTAAGTAAGACTCGTCGACTCACCAGCCGTTCCTTGACCATTTCCCCCAACATGTTGCATATATCCCGGGGCATCGTCGAGACTGAAGTCCGGCCACTCTTCAAACGCCGACGTCCCATCCGCCGCAGTCACCTCCATCCTGATTGTGGTCATCCCTTGGTCTGCCAGTTCCTTAATGTACTTAAGGCCTTGaatgataattatgttttgttatttcgaAATTACAACTTGGTTTGTTAAATAACCGTGATCTCATTCAATAAACGAATTAAATAGAAAACAGAGCGTCGCGAAGAGGAGCAAGTAAAGAAAGTAAAGAAAGTAACACTAAGAGGAAGCTCTTTTTACTTCTCAAAGTCAGCTTAGGATCAACTTAATATACCACTAGTAACCTCTACGAAGCCATTCCCGAGTCCTACTGACTCCATTGGGCTTCTGTGCCTTAATGAGGTTTAATACACTTGTACTACTGACCCAAACTAAGAAATCATTTCCACGCTTGGAACGAAGCATCTGTATATCTACCTAATCAGTTTCACTCATTGACCAtctttttgctttaaaagccTTTCTAGTTCAGATATGAATGCACCACGAGCAGCACCGTAAGGCCTCCATTCAAATGTCCATAATGCACGTAAAACACACGTAATTACCCAATGCTGCAAAGTAAACGGTTGAGACCATCACGCTTCTCTGCAACACATTTTGTTCTCCCAAAGTTTCCTTCAGAAAGAAAATCAGGAAAGTGAccaataatgtttgtttcttggAGTTAATGAAGGTCTGCCACGCCCATTGGTTGCATTATGACATGAGACATGAAATTCCCTATCAAATCCAGATTTAAGAAGAGGTGAAGAAACAGAACGAGATGAAAGGATAATCGGATGCATTACcctatgtaaaaaaaaaaaaacgatacaCGGGATATAAATTTCCTGGTTAAGTCGTTTTTAGTTATTGATTGGAATCCATTTTTTCTGTTAGCATGTCATAATATACGCCGTACCATTGTCGGATAGCCCCGATGTTTGCCGTTGGCGATtatcgtaatcatgaataattaatgaggcaggtTCAATGTTTCCAAAGCGGAAATATGACTCACATATGCATAGAAACTCATACTAATGTTTCtccatagaaaacaaaaaaaatatggtatGGTGTTATAACTCGGACCGCTCGATCACAACTCATTTTAAAACAGCTACAAAGACCACTGGCCTGCGGAGACAACTTCTAATTGTATCATGCgatttcattggaagaagagttgtttCCCCTGTCTAATGCATCATCATATAAACGAGATTTTCTCAGTCAATTTCCCCTCGGTATGTATGATTGTCACgtaagaaagtaccgtggttgccgacaaTGACGCCGTACGAGACATCAATGATACTGGTCGTCAGGAAAGCGCCATATCGTAAGATGtaataaattgtattgaatataaaGCATAACAcgagtattttaatttaataatttgattaacattttgataacattttgttttacgTGATCCATAATGTACCAGAacagtttttattaaattaatcaaCTACATATGTCGTAAACATTCCAATAAATACAGTCTGACCAGTCCTGgtaccattttattttaattcatatgcTTTTTCGTGAAAGGCGCTCATGAACATGAAATATCTTAGTATTAAGGCTGCAAACAACTGCAACTCGACGGACCgctttatattgtttatataacaGATATTAAAGTGGCAAACCAGACACAAACACAATCTGTACTCAACGTCACCATTGTGGGTAGCTTAGATTTTGAATGATCGTTTAAAAAATCAACTATATATGACTAAATGATGACAGCCCGGTCTACGTACCCAGCCAATATTCCCCGGAAATATTACCAAAGCCATTTGTGTAATCAGTCAGGTATCGGTAGAAGTTAACAGATCCGTCAAACCGGTTCTGGAAAACCTAAGAATGCAAGAAATGTTCTTTTTCATATTATCTTATAACATTCTTTGGTATTCAATTTGCAAATATTCGATGATAATGATTGCTGAATATATGTTACAAATGATTAGTTTTACCCAAGTTTGTTCAccttttgtcaaaatgaaatatattaattatattgtttttaattaaaatatcgCATTTCTGTGCCAAAGTCTCAAACTTAGACTCATGCAGTTAGTGAATATGGCCCAAGACAACATTATATGTTATCTACATAATCCAAATATTGGCATAACAACATCAACACAAATAGTCTGCTTGCAATTGTATTGTAAAGGCCttgctattttaaaataatatacatccACGTTTGGAAAATTGGAATTGACGATAAACATGAACTAAAGCAAAAGCAAAACCATATGAGACAACTTACTGTCCATCCAGCCCCGTCAGATGACCTGACACACACTACTTGAATAACTGTGTGGCTTTTCCAGAGACGAATACTGTAAACACCGTCAGCTGCCGTCTTTTTTTGGCGATATATATCATTGCAGTCGGTGGCAGTTACTTAAAATAACAGAAAAGTGATTTAGATAATGTTTTGTTCGGAAATATTCTTCTATAATTAAGGTAGTTCATTAATTcagaaaatatgaatatctgaATACTTCAGATTTCCATTAAATAATATCGAATGCAATGGGACTTTCTtagtaaaatatgtattttagaGTCATTTTTTGagggaaaaaaacatttaaatgggcatttgaacattttgaaattgatattttaatgcacAGTAGACCTCCAATTGTACAAATCATAAAGAGACACATACTGACTgtgcatatagtatatatttatgcaaagagCATTTTAGATCTTTATGAAAAAATCGATTGGCTCACGAATCAGgtgataaaaaaacatgcactgaaaatgtacttttaaattcaGTGTTTGGGCATTAAAggtgttgatatatttttgcaaaactgCAAATGATAGGTTCTAGtatcaaaacatattatgcgtttaaaatattaaaaaatggcaCGTAAAATCGTTAACAAAATTGTAAGGTATTTATATGATGTATAACAAAAAGACGTATTGAAACCATGTCTACCTATTCTTATCCTAATTTTGATATGAAagggaaataaaaaaagaaatttcttaaatgatatattcaGCAATGTATGGGCAACCACAAACATTCACTAGatctatacatgtacaataaatgtGATTAATAAGATTATTTTAAGTGAGTTTATGCTCTTTGTCAAATCATAACGAGGTGAGAAAGTGACTTAAAAATCGAAGACACCATAGATAAAATCATAAAGTTTAGAAAGAACAGAAATTCATATTCTGTGACGCTAGTTGCTTCAGAGTTTTCACTGCACATTAAATATGCATGTTGCAGGTATAAAAATCACcttttaaatatcacatttaagAGAGTAATATGACCAACTCCGTTTTGCTTTAGTAGTTTAATGTTAAGAAGCAAACTGTTTTAGTTAACCTATATTATCTTCGTTACAAGTAGCACCACCATAACCAGTCTGGCAAATACACGTAAACCCGGTGACATCTGCAACACAGCTTCTGTAATAACAAGGGCTATTTGCACAACtatctgaaaatcaatacgtTAAGTGATTAAGGgttaagtttattattaattcATAATTAGAACGGATTTATCATCTGTTGCAAAACCAGAGTATAGGTTTATGTTTGCTAGTATACATTTATAGAATTAAACTTGGTTATATGATAATGCATATTAGCTGAATGTTCAAATTCATAGTTTGTTACCTGTCCAAGGCTCTGTATAAAGTAACCGACTTACCTGATTAAATTGCCGATTGACTGTTGATTACGCAATATAAATGTACGGCATATTTGATGAGGTTATacatataatgcatttaaattcacCTGCTATTTGAGGATAACTGGCTTTTGTAATACTGGAGATCATTTAATGAACTAAATTAGTCGTCTGCCTGATAACCTTTGAAAAATTAACcgattcattaaaatgaaatgatctAGTTTACACAAACTATAACGCTGTTTATTCGAGTTTTATTATGACAAACTGAATTGTGAAATGAAACTATATGTATGCTCATATGGATATGgcaatgaataaaaataagtaatatATGCTTGGCAAAATTTACCTAAATTGCAGTTCCTTCCTTGGTACCCCTGGGTACAATGGCACGTGTAATTGTTCCTACTTGAGAAGCATTCACCGTGTACACATGGGTTGGAAAAACAATGATCTGTAGAGCTAGATCCAGAACAATTTAGCATACCTGTCAGCTCACAGCTTGATCCATATGTGCCATTTTTACACACACATGTAAAACCTCCCCCGAAAGGAAGACATGTTCCGTTTCCATCACAAGAATTGTGTTTACACAAATCTGTAAACAAATGATGTCcttcattaaaaatgaacattgatctatttatttataagacCTCTTGTCAACAATTGCTAAGCAACATAGACAAAACTTAATTTGAATAGTTTATAAGACCGTTTTCCTCAAAGGTTTGTTACCATTGATAATTCATCTAGACTTTCAATATGTTAAGCACACATGTTTACAATTAACAAAGGCTATAAACATGCGcaattacacatacatgtatatctatttAAGTTTCAACTTTTATTAATTGTCATCTTCTTGAGTAGTTTAACGTTTGGCGGAAGGATATTTGCGGGTTGGCAGCAGGGTATTTTTTGTCGTGGTATGATCAATACGATCAGTACACCAGTGCCCGTTTAATGATGTTACTATTAAATGTCAATAGAATGTCAACGTTTCGGAAGCATCGTGAAACAGCCGTGAGTGtgctgttgaaaaaaaaatgttaaacgttcaattgttaaattaaatcTAAAGTAATATGCAAGCACTTTTAATAATTGCATAAACTTTcctttttgtattgatttataatttatcGCTCATGTCTCTAAATGTGTTGCATTGCAACATAAACAATTGGTAACAATATTGAACGGCATATTGCAGCGTATGTGTTACCGATTTAATGATGAACATACTACAAGTATCTCGAGTTACCCATTATTTGTCAATTGCACTATGTGTATGAAACAACATACTGATTGAGTTTTAGACAAAAACGTTAAACATACTCTTTAAGAGGAATGTGGCTTTGTTGTCAATCTACGATACAACAAGGAGAATACGACCAAGATTGTCGAAACATATGACATTGGTTGGCCAAATCGTAGATAAagcattcatttatttttcatgatcACCATTTATTCGGAAGCTCTAAAAACCAAATGCGCTACTGACAAGCGCTCGTGATTGACTGTTTTAACGCCTTACTGTATTACGATTTTTAGTGGCGTTTCCCATGAAAGAAGCCAATTTTAGCACGACACATTAGAACTATCATCAcaagttattttcattttccagTTAAATGAACGTTTGTTATGACACATATAAACTTTCAATACTTACCACTTGTCAAATTGAAAGCATTGTCAGACCTTTCTTGATCACGAACCCTGTTGTTTAACTGCTGAAAAACACAAAGTGTTTCACACGATGAAACAAGCCCCTTTAAAGCGGAAATGGGTCATATAGCATTTTCAACACTTAAGATTTAGCTCCAAATAGTAAAGTAGGATACTGACAGGCCAAGTAGCCATCCAACTAATATCCTGTTGAACGACCCAACAGGCTCTCAACGAAAACTTTAtgaagtatatttaaaaaaaaagtaatcaGCTAAACTGCTATCACTTTTTATCCCCTTTTTCAAGGACAGCACCGGATGAAGATTTAATCAAGAGAGATAACTAGCACCAAACACTCTAGAatactatttatatatcatCACAGTTGAAGATCTACTGCGGgacgtttgttatttttttgataaatgttcagttttcaatttgaagaaaacatatttatacatgtatttaaaaattagTGCACAGAAGAATTACAGCATTATTTAGCATCGTGGctatatttaaaccaaattaacaaacatttagCATTGTATTAAGACAatcaagaaatgttttaaagtatgaaatgaGTGCTGTCAAGGGGTTTAACCGTTTTATGCCGCATTCTTGTCCTGACATATATCAAAACTAAACGTATAAGCCTCACCGAATCAACTGGAATGAGATGAAGTGTAAAGAAAACTTCAcctcaacttttatttttattaataatactcAACGACCAGATCAGATAAAGACTCGCACAGGAATTAAACCAGCGCAGCAACAGTGTTTATCAATCCAAGATACGACGATGCAAAACAAACGATTAAACAGACATCGGACACCGCTTACCTAGTTACAGGTTAAAGTCTCCTTTTCTTCCAAGTCTCTTTAAATCCCATTTTATATCGTTATCTAGCGCACCAATAATGATCTCACCTGGGATGTTTCCTCGAGGTCTTTTATCCTGTTACCCTGCTCTGTTACAATATTCTGCAGTTGTTTGGTTTCCGTTTCAAGTTCAACAAACTTCATCAGAACTTTGTAATCGAAATCAAATCTAGAGAAACATTGCGGTTCGTCGTTCAATTTCAATCCCGAAACTAATGTCACAAACAAAATGCACACGCAAAACGAAAATACTAACATCTTTGATTTTAAGCAAACTAAACTCTAGCATGCCATTATTTTCTGAGAGTTTGCAGTAAATATGTTACAAGAGTCTTATGAAGGTCAATAGGAACACATGTTAATGGGTAATATCCTGAAAACATTGAAACCTGAAGCCCATGTGCTTTAGGTTTCTCAAGATTGAATACTAATTTGATTTGCCTTAATAGTGGTACTTCTAATTCAGAAGTATTGctaataattttgattttcatcAGTGCCAGTTGTCGTGCGAAAGTATTCCAATGCAAAAATATTGTAAGTAGTTCATTAGCTATATTATTTGTACTTAACAAATCATCCGGCGAACATGCTTTAAATCACAAAGAggcagaaaaataaaatgagtatATAAGTACATAGAGGCACAGGCGGGATCTTAATATGTTAACCAACAAGGCTTTTGAATTTAATAAGAATTTAAATTTccatgaaatttattttgtataatttgagTATAATTcgatttataaaaatgtttgaatatttgtatttgtcgCAATGTTGTACAGTATTTGGCCAACCATtattcaaaacatcacaaacagaccacatacaCAAGTTGTGATTTTTATCAGCTTAAGTTGTCTTCAAAATCACGCTGAAATAATAAGCATGTAAATTATCATAAACTTTGAAAGAATTTACTGACTTGGAAATagtacattttaaataaatgttgatgaagCCACAGGCCGCGGGCAATCATCCACCTTGGTTATAATCTGAACACTTTCATTGAACCTAATTGTATTCAGCTTTGTTTGTTAACCATAAAATTATCTGACTTAAATGAATGTGTTATTAGTTTGCTCCATCGTATACCTATGCACGTGTATCCAAATGGCAAAATCTAGAACAAGTACAGAAAATTCATCTAGGCTTAGTCTTTCGGCAGTTCAATTTTTGATAGTTTGCTATATATATAACAGACACTGAAGAAAATGAAGCAATACGGTATTggtattgtatataaatatcattaaaaacaacaaaacacattcctgtgaaatatttattaacgaCAAagcattttttccatttattactttattttactATGCACAACTATTATAAGCATTAATAACATGAACTCAAGTTCAcataatgacatattttatatctgtacaaaaacaacataaccatttttgttttgatctttCAAGTAAAATCAGTTAAACACatcaatgcattgaaataatcGTTTTTGCATCAACCTGTTTTACgtccctttaaaatgatatcttATTGTCATAGTTATTATTGGCTTCATATGTGAGTGGAtagaatttaaaacaagaattaaaAATGATGACAAAGTTGGGGAAAACAAGCGTGGTGCCATTCGtgacgtttatacagatttaaaataattggagTTAGGTTTAAAATCCAATTTTGAAACGTCTCCAGCAGTTGCGTTCAAACATCCGCAATCCAGGAGCCTATAATAAACGAGAGACACGCTGTCCTAGTCCCATTCCATTGAATGGATCCGGTGATGTCACCAAAAATTACGTCCAGTCACTCTTTGTACGTCCCTTCCACCGCCGCCACTACCATCCTTCCATGTAGTTACTTGAAACCCGATAGAAGTCGGCTGTTCCGTCAAAACGGTTTTGAATCAGCTGTATGGAAggatttgtatttgaaaatgccgatttattttgaaaagcgATCTTTTGGCAGAATAAAATCCACCAAGATATGAATTAATCAGTCTTGGTTAATTGAGACcttaagtattttaatttaaactataTTGCTTTAGAGCTGCACtacacagattaaccgttttgacatctttttaaTTTGTGGTCGCACTTGTCTGATTTCAGTTCaacaaatgatgtttaatgcCGAAAAATCATTATTCTTAAAGCGTTATTAAAgctttcaaacataaaacattaattttcgaccGTAAGTATAAAAagtgcgatctgatcttttgtctgcAGTTAGTAGTCTTTATAACCGGTGTCCAGACATTCAcgaaaaaaaagttgatttacagacaaaaaaactgtaaatctgtgacagtgcagctttaaggccacactttatttatgttttgttcaacGGATGTACCGCACcgactttttgaaaatataaaaatacaacttgtatattttttttttatcttaatttggTTTGTGCGACaactgtattgtattgttttgtaaagcGAAGTAACCGATGTATGGaatattattaagtaattaAAAATCGGAATAAGAAAAAACGATCAAGTGCCATGTTCATTTTTTCGTGGATTTCTTTTCTGTCCCTTATTGCTTCGGGCGCAGCTAAAAGAAAATACTTCTGATGTATTTTCTAGATATTGTTCTTTAATggcatttatataaacaaatacctgTAACTGCTTACATGAGACAGCCTATACAATATGAAGCTATATGGAGCCTTAGAAATAACcaactatttatatatactcTTGTAATATTCTTACCTGAACCAAGTAAgattagtttaaaatatgttttggtgAAACAACTGCAGAGCGTAATTGTATACCAATGACTTCAACTTTCATATAATGCAGTAACTAATTTGCTACCAAGTAAAAACActataatataacaaacaaaatgaaaacaaaagtactGAAAGTAATATGAAAGTATTATGATGTCCATTTGGAGATAAATATGAATGTGAGCGCTTACTTATGTCATAATGTGACCTGGATTTCctgatcattttaattttgaaaccaACTTTATAAAAGTACCTAAACGTTTGCCATCTTATAAATTATCTATATGAAACGAAACAAATCTATTATAGATATCTTTAAAGGAATTTTTAATATCATTCTGATATAACAGGTAAATATTCTAATATAAAAAGGTGAACCATATTtagaattttaattaaaattaaacaacatatttgagAAAGTTACTTACATTTGGTGCTGATTTTATAAGCATTTGTATCTGTTTCACTAATTGTTGCAAATCAAAACGGTTAAATCAagttaatgtatgtttttgtattattaaaatattttgccaCGAACTGTTCAATtgaaataatactaaaatggaAACTATAGCCGCATGCCAAGTTTCAAAAGCACAAGGCTTCAAAGTAACAAAACACACACAGCTGTTACACTTACATCTTTTGCAAAACAGTTGCAACTCcatattaacatataataaGTTTGGTTGGTCATACGTCATAAGCCATCTTAGCAAGGGATTTTCCTATTTTcggattgtttaatgtctgttgaaatgttgaaacaaatagtttaactttaaattgtcaattttttctttttattaattagTCCATTGCTTTGCATTCGTGAATTTTCTGAGCGATACATTTTCGTAAGCTCACTGATAAATGGCCTAAAATGAGGGTACAAAATACCTCTATACATACgcatgtttttgatttataaataaacacaccTTACCTTTcgtatgtaaataaaaacaaaagagtAATATAATACATAGATAACAAGCAAGCAgttaaaagttttaatgtttactCTATTTAAAAGAGCATATATTACAAAGATCTAGTATAGGAGAAGATGTTTTTGTGAAAGAAGACAGCAAtgatacaacattattttttttcttaccaAAGTCGAAACACATTGAATTAATTGTATAAAAGCAATAACGACCCCTTTCACACAAAcatttgtcataattttttttattcaaaacacaaTTCCTTGAAGAAAGATTTATAAAAGGaacttatttatataaagcaaattatcaaacaaatcaCATACAAAATGGGGGAAATTGACAGTTTTTGTTCACTTGCTGAGCGACTTTTCGGCATTGATTTGAAAGGCACTGAAAACAAGTTAATGGTTACCTCTTTCGTTGCAATGACTGATTTTTGTtattagttatatttatatcatactGTGGTATATAACAATGTGTTGGGTTAAAGCACTTCAGACTGAAAATGTCGCTATTTCACGCTCGAACGTTCAATATTGTTAGATACTTTAAAGAACAACACTGTGGTCGTGCGTTGGATGCATAACCTTCAGAGCCACTAGTGTATTATTGGATTATTTCGTTGTATGTGCTTGGATATACGTCTACAATTTAAGTTCCATTCTGTCAGAAAGGGAACTATATGGTATTTTACTGAATTAGCCCAACAGCCTAATATGTATCCATACCCATGTTTAAGGGTTGGGGTAACCACTTACGGCGCTTTCTTACTAATCGGTTTGTGAGCGCTCAACCGCACATTTTCCCAACCTTTACCAAGTGTTTAGAGAATACGGGCACACAACAGGATGTCTCAAACAAACACTGTTATATGTACACCGGAAACgtgtatacatacatataacgtttaatgatatatatacgGTTATACTGTTCTGAAATAGAATAATTACTCGGATGGCAACAACAAAATCTACCAGCAAACAAAAGATCAGACAATGTTCTAGTTTCAGTATGTAAATGCAATATCTCGTACCATCcataaacacatacaaattCTCGGTGTTATGAACTTCTACATTGAAAGCACAGAATAATTTTCGTCAACATTCCTGTATattggttgagaagcagtttccgacatttttcaaatgtttttattgaattatttttacgtgtttaaatatctactcaaatgttcacattttatataactacagctcaagctgctattgtcgatatattcctttacatgtgtgacgtcacatatagtgtatctaataggggcgcaaagagggtacttacattgttctgattagcttgtgatgagaagcagtttctgACAACTTGAATGCGGGGCATATTTAAGGTGcctgttgtgtgtttttattatccgttaattaataaactaaatagaagactgtaataagagaaatgttatttaatttttcagcatttacgaagaatttaaaccttaaaattttacgacattcaattcatactcgaaatcaggcagagactgaatatcaatgattttttttattcatttttgatgGAAACTTGTGCTTctatacatttaagtgaatgtaGATGCGAAACAAGCATGCcaccagtgttcacaaatatgtacacaatgatcattgTTTGTATAAGTCAATAAAAGTTTcttacgtgtctcggtaagaatttcaacttttgattgtctagttaccatatagttgaattgcagtaccttctttatgaagatcaaAGGAAGGTACacgaaaaagcgatttgtcggaaactgctttccgtcggaaactgcttctcaaccagtaaaGCTAATCTaactgtacatacatgtttgtgtagCCCTTCGTTTGTTCCACAGGTAACAACCAGCAGCTGTACAAATAAGCAAAATTCCCAAAACTCCAGATAAAGCTGCGGTTGCAATATTTGTGGAAGAAACAATGTAAATTCGTCTTTCTGAAAGAACAATTTTGATTCAACTTGTATACAATAAGCACAATTAAGAAAGTGTATATGTGTGTTGCTCCAATTAGATATATGTTATTTGAAAGTGAAGATAGGACTAACTAAAAACGCCATAAATGTTATGACGTA
This genomic stretch from Mya arenaria isolate MELC-2E11 chromosome 10, ASM2691426v1 harbors:
- the LOC128204507 gene encoding microfibril-associated glycoprotein 4-like, which encodes MKFVELETETKQLQNIVTEQGNRIKDLEETSQQLNNRVRDQERSDNAFNLTSDLCKHNSCDGNGTCLPFGGGFTCVCKNGTYGSSCELTDHCFSNPCVHGECFSSRNNYTCHCTQGYQGRNCNLDSCANSPCYYRSCVADVTGFTCICQTGYGGATCNEDNIVTATDCNDIYRQKKTAADGVYSIRLWKSHTVIQVVCVRSSDGAGWTVFQNRFDGSVNFYRYLTDYTNGFGNISGEYWLGLKYIKELADQGMTTIRMEVTAADGTSAFEEWPDFSLDDAPGYMQHVGGNGQGTAGDQDNWFTSYNKNFTAKGSYCGDIAQGGWWYYSCSYINLNGPYKTPGIIPTGVIDKHFMYYYSFRHNEALKASRMMLRRLF